One genomic window of Candidatus Nitrosopumilus sediminis includes the following:
- a CDS encoding preprotein translocase subunit Sec61beta — MADKKSAPLPASSGGLMRFFEDETKGFKLDPKIVVSIPISLIAISWIIDLFLAP, encoded by the coding sequence ATGGCAGATAAGAAATCAGCACCACTTCCAGCATCAAGTGGAGGTCTCATGAGATTCTTTGAAGATGAGACAAAAGGATTCAAATTAGATCCAAAAATTGTAGTATCAATTCCAATCAGCTTAATTGCAATTTCATGGATAATCGATTTATTTCTAGCTCCGTGA
- a CDS encoding transcription initiation factor IIB yields MVKTTNPKDKCPRCGKGTLVTDANTGENFCGKCGFVITDKVEESGPEWRSFSNEGENKSRAGVPTSLAMHDMGLATVINPQNRDATGKPLTAAMKSTIERLRTWDSRSQVHEPVDRNFRQAFSELDRLKDKLAVGDSVIEKAAYIYRKALEKGLVRGRSISALIASALYAACRDTETPRTLKDIGQASNIKRKDIARCYRLLLRELNLKMPVVDPVKCISRIASKAGLSEKTKRKATKILQTAEEQKISAGKDPMGLAAAALYVACVTNGENKTQRDVAEAAGVTEVTIRNRYKGLKVALNL; encoded by the coding sequence ATGGTTAAAACAACTAATCCAAAAGACAAGTGTCCCAGATGTGGTAAGGGAACCCTAGTTACTGATGCCAATACTGGAGAAAATTTTTGTGGGAAATGTGGATTTGTTATTACTGATAAAGTAGAAGAGTCAGGCCCAGAATGGAGGTCGTTTTCAAATGAAGGTGAAAACAAAAGTAGAGCAGGAGTTCCAACATCACTTGCCATGCACGATATGGGTCTTGCCACTGTAATCAATCCACAAAATAGAGATGCCACAGGTAAGCCTCTAACTGCAGCAATGAAAAGTACCATTGAGAGACTAAGAACATGGGATAGTAGAAGTCAAGTTCATGAACCAGTCGATAGAAATTTCAGACAAGCATTTAGTGAATTAGACAGATTAAAAGACAAACTTGCAGTGGGGGATTCTGTAATTGAGAAAGCAGCTTACATTTACAGAAAAGCATTAGAAAAAGGTCTAGTTAGGGGTCGTTCAATTTCAGCTTTAATTGCATCTGCGCTTTATGCAGCATGTAGAGATACAGAAACACCAAGAACACTAAAAGATATTGGTCAAGCAAGTAATATCAAACGTAAAGATATTGCAAGGTGTTATCGTCTACTGTTAAGAGAATTAAATTTAAAAATGCCAGTAGTAGATCCAGTCAAATGTATTTCAAGGATAGCAAGTAAAGCAGGATTATCAGAGAAAACAAAAAGAAAAGCAACAAAGATATTGCAAACTGCTGAAGAGCAAAAAATTTCAGCAGGCAAAGATCCTATGGGATTAGCTGCGGCTGCACTTTATGTAGCGTGTGTAACTAATGGAGAAAATAAAACTCAGAGAGACGTAGCAGAAGCTGCAGGAGTGACTGAAGTGACAATTAGGAATAGATACAAGGGTTTGAAAGTAGCACTAAACCTCTAA
- the cofC gene encoding 2-phospho-L-lactate guanylyltransferase yields the protein MKIAAIIPVKTFSKAKSRLDLSSQQVEELCKVMLDEILHTLSISPQIEKIIMITKEEKAIEIGKKYNTITIRDENEESVNSAVALADKYLLENNFDASIVFPQDIPFMKTQDIDFMLNYKMHPNFAIIVPSRRFDGTNALARMPVDLMKTHYDEDSYKIHMNTAKEHTLNVAMVFVKRIMWDVDNKEDLKFLLEQNEKPVISEKIKKILELN from the coding sequence TTGAAAATAGCAGCAATAATTCCTGTAAAGACTTTCTCTAAAGCAAAGTCACGTTTAGATTTATCTTCACAACAAGTAGAGGAGTTATGTAAAGTGATGCTAGATGAAATTTTGCATACATTATCCATATCACCTCAAATTGAGAAGATAATCATGATAACAAAAGAAGAAAAAGCAATAGAGATTGGAAAAAAATACAATACAATTACAATTAGAGATGAGAATGAAGAGAGTGTCAACAGTGCAGTTGCATTAGCAGACAAATATCTTTTAGAGAATAATTTTGATGCATCTATCGTATTTCCACAAGACATCCCATTTATGAAAACCCAAGATATTGATTTCATGTTAAATTACAAAATGCATCCAAATTTTGCAATCATAGTTCCATCCAGAAGATTTGATGGAACAAATGCGCTAGCAAGAATGCCAGTGGATTTGATGAAGACACATTATGATGAAGACAGTTACAAAATCCATATGAACACTGCTAAAGAGCACACACTCAATGTTGCAATGGTATTTGTGAAGAGAATAATGTGGGACGTAGATAATAAAGAAGATTTGAAATTCCTACTAGAACAAAATGAAAAACCAGTGATTTCAGAAAAAATCAAAAAAATCTTAGAGTTAAATTAA
- the cofD gene encoding 2-phospho-L-lactate transferase, which translates to MITVLAGGTGSVKLVRGLVAQESKVNVISNVGDNYWLYGLYVCPDIDTIVYGLADLLDQERGWGMKKDTFNFLRQMEVFGEETWFRVGDRDAATHLIRTNMLKNGKNLSDITKWMCEKFAVSANIIPVTDNSIETRITTDKGELHLQEYWVKHRGKDPVEGIQYIGADKARPNPEAVNAIHDADMVILAPGNPLTSIGPMLQIKGIRKELSKIKKKVVAISPLIGDNAISGPAAKYMQAAGIESNAYGLAKMYSDVCSNIIIDTKDKMLTKKIQSLDMKVFETKITMKNKLAEDALANFILKQVHV; encoded by the coding sequence ATGATTACAGTTTTAGCAGGAGGAACAGGTTCGGTAAAATTAGTCAGAGGACTAGTGGCTCAAGAATCCAAAGTCAATGTCATTAGTAATGTTGGAGACAATTATTGGTTATACGGACTATACGTTTGCCCAGACATTGATACTATCGTATATGGATTAGCAGATCTGCTTGACCAAGAAAGAGGATGGGGAATGAAAAAAGACACATTCAACTTTTTACGTCAAATGGAAGTTTTTGGTGAAGAGACTTGGTTCAGAGTAGGAGACAGAGATGCTGCAACACATTTGATCAGAACAAATATGTTGAAAAATGGAAAAAATCTAAGCGACATTACAAAATGGATGTGTGAGAAATTTGCAGTCAGTGCAAACATCATACCAGTTACAGATAACAGTATTGAAACACGAATTACCACAGACAAAGGAGAATTACATTTACAAGAATATTGGGTCAAGCATAGAGGAAAAGATCCAGTTGAAGGAATTCAATATATTGGAGCAGACAAGGCTCGTCCAAATCCTGAAGCAGTGAATGCAATTCATGATGCAGACATGGTAATTTTAGCACCTGGAAACCCATTAACATCAATTGGACCTATGCTTCAGATTAAAGGAATTAGAAAAGAATTATCAAAAATAAAGAAAAAAGTGGTTGCCATCAGTCCATTAATAGGAGATAATGCAATTAGTGGACCTGCAGCAAAATATATGCAAGCCGCGGGAATTGAATCAAATGCTTACGGATTGGCAAAAATGTATTCGGATGTATGTTCAAACATCATAATAGATACCAAAGATAAAATGCTAACAAAGAAGATTCAAAGTTTGGATATGAAAGTATTTGAAACAAAAATCACTATGAAAAATAAATTAGCAGAAGATGCATTAGCAAATTTCATTTTAAAACAAGTACACGTGTAA
- a CDS encoding DUF2070 family protein, whose amino-acid sequence MEKASDDVSNIHNRFSLTLVNPSSHYFSLVVSLVVASVSVLAIYFGYLGNLGFEENWYRLPIVLAVLVLTQLLDTRFSKKKEYSKSLHSSLFGNMLLTVTLLMGILSSIVLSKDLQLFFITFGILLFASFRIGIYTTTLGASLKKAWTICLIQPLAMYFVLIPQDMWVSILSEPIGLGYGISFMVIASVWSVLTDRAGRPGMESTHKTIQAYLASQGNDFADAEELMEQRSSETKVSTSQIKFSTHDGQKEFRMVLPGIHPGPYHPVGGSNIPYLIYKNLSSSAMIMHSISDHALNLPSRNEVEKYLKNLEKSKVKEEGMKCTEPVTVQINKARVTGLLFENNPLLFLSLSPHGMEDLPSYIMTEIVQYAKNRNYTRTMIVDCHNAMGEEISKDDGEDMLKAAKSCLDSLITKDSFPIEFGYANTDEMDVWTEDLGMGGLGIICLKLNEKKYFLGWADSNNMENGVREKIIDIFAKKDYQLLEICTSDTHYAPVKARNRNGYYQLGLITSADKLAKWFFEIAKKAEQNTGKAKFEILENETNVKVMGQGIYEDYSKALDNSLKITKGFVIGGVIFFVTSLFL is encoded by the coding sequence ATGGAAAAAGCTTCAGACGATGTTTCAAACATACACAATAGGTTCTCCCTTACTTTAGTTAATCCATCATCACATTATTTCTCACTAGTCGTTTCACTGGTAGTAGCTTCAGTTTCAGTTTTAGCAATATATTTTGGATATTTAGGTAATTTAGGGTTTGAAGAAAATTGGTATAGACTACCAATTGTTTTAGCAGTACTAGTTTTAACACAATTACTTGATACACGATTCTCAAAGAAAAAAGAATATTCAAAGTCATTGCATTCCTCACTTTTTGGAAACATGTTATTGACAGTTACGCTTTTGATGGGAATACTCTCAAGTATTGTTTTATCAAAGGACTTGCAATTATTTTTCATAACTTTCGGAATATTGCTTTTTGCAAGTTTCAGAATAGGAATTTACACTACAACATTAGGTGCAAGTCTCAAAAAAGCATGGACGATTTGTCTAATTCAGCCATTAGCAATGTATTTTGTGTTAATTCCTCAAGATATGTGGGTTTCAATTCTTAGCGAACCAATTGGATTAGGATATGGAATTTCTTTTATGGTTATTGCAAGTGTATGGTCAGTCCTAACAGATAGAGCAGGAAGACCAGGTATGGAGAGCACACATAAAACAATTCAAGCATATCTTGCATCTCAAGGAAATGATTTTGCAGATGCAGAAGAGTTAATGGAGCAACGCTCAAGTGAAACCAAAGTATCCACATCACAAATAAAATTTTCAACACATGATGGCCAAAAAGAATTCAGGATGGTACTACCAGGAATTCACCCGGGTCCATATCATCCCGTAGGAGGAAGCAATATTCCCTACCTGATTTACAAGAATCTGTCGTCATCAGCAATGATTATGCACAGTATTTCAGACCATGCATTAAATCTTCCATCAAGAAATGAAGTTGAAAAATATTTGAAAAATTTAGAAAAAAGCAAAGTCAAGGAAGAAGGAATGAAATGTACAGAACCAGTAACAGTTCAAATTAACAAAGCTAGAGTAACAGGTTTGCTTTTTGAAAATAACCCATTGTTATTTTTATCATTATCACCACATGGAATGGAAGATCTTCCCAGCTACATAATGACGGAAATTGTCCAATATGCAAAAAATCGAAATTACACAAGAACGATGATAGTGGATTGCCATAATGCTATGGGAGAAGAAATTTCAAAAGATGATGGTGAAGACATGCTAAAAGCCGCTAAATCATGTTTAGACTCTTTGATTACAAAAGATAGTTTCCCAATAGAGTTCGGCTATGCCAATACTGATGAAATGGATGTTTGGACAGAAGATTTGGGAATGGGAGGATTGGGAATTATTTGTTTAAAACTAAACGAGAAAAAATATTTTCTTGGATGGGCAGATTCTAATAACATGGAAAATGGTGTTAGGGAAAAAATTATAGATATTTTTGCAAAGAAAGATTATCAATTACTTGAAATTTGTACATCAGATACACATTACGCCCCAGTCAAAGCTAGAAACAGAAATGGATACTACCAATTAGGATTAATTACAAGCGCAGACAAACTAGCAAAATGGTTTTTTGAAATTGCAAAAAAGGCAGAACAGAATACCGGAAAAGCAAAATTTGAAATTTTAGAAAATGAAACCAATGTCAAAGTGATGGGCCAAGGAATTTACGAAGATTATTCCAAAGCGTTAGATAATTCTCTAAAAATCACCAAGGGGTTTGTGATTGGAGGAGTAATATTTTTTGTAACTAGTCTGTTCCTATAG
- the yciH gene encoding stress response translation initiation inhibitor YciH has protein sequence MAVICNTCGLPEDLCACGELAKDSTKIIIRLETRRFKKKGTMIEGLDPKLNNLETVAKELKNKYACGGTAKEGYIFLQGDHRDTIKDTLINLGFAEDTIELH, from the coding sequence ATGGCGGTAATTTGTAATACTTGTGGTCTTCCAGAAGATTTGTGTGCTTGTGGTGAACTTGCCAAAGATAGTACTAAGATAATTATTCGATTAGAAACTAGACGTTTTAAGAAAAAGGGTACTATGATTGAAGGATTGGATCCTAAGTTAAACAATTTAGAAACTGTTGCAAAAGAACTCAAAAACAAATATGCTTGTGGGGGGACTGCAAAAGAAGGTTACATTTTCTTACAAGGTGATCATCGAGACACAATCAAAGACACTTTGATAAATTTGGGATTTGCAGAAGATACTATCGAACTACATTAG
- a CDS encoding CPBP family intramembrane glutamic endopeptidase, giving the protein MQNSNKFLQLIGIPFTALLSVVFGLLLVSFPIGIFVVFESDIGGDINYEYPFTHLDLFAGTEFYQAPLDLSIGDVFVVLWTLYLILFVIAILGPKHNFLKTLSPIISFGRYNTRLNYMIGITKWFSILILISALINFVQEGFGIEIVPPLDDNNLIQFFYVSLAPLIEELGFRILLIGVPLFALYSHKSSMKYFITCLWNPNFLHIYNSKKAISLIVFVGVLFGFMHVAFGDSWSEGKFAQATASGIILGWVYLRYGFVASLLIHWATNYFVFSYVNFISQINMISINDAFSHSLMSTLELLLLISGAFSICILFVNRFYSKKEPDLEV; this is encoded by the coding sequence TTGCAAAATTCAAACAAATTTCTCCAATTAATTGGAATCCCTTTCACAGCATTGCTTTCAGTTGTTTTTGGCTTACTTCTTGTATCTTTTCCAATTGGTATCTTTGTAGTTTTTGAAAGTGATATTGGCGGTGATATCAATTATGAATATCCTTTCACACATTTGGATCTTTTTGCTGGTACTGAATTTTATCAAGCCCCTCTAGATCTTAGTATTGGTGACGTGTTTGTCGTTTTATGGACTTTGTACTTGATTCTTTTTGTAATTGCAATTCTGGGACCAAAACATAATTTCTTGAAAACACTTTCCCCAATAATCTCCTTTGGTCGATATAATACTAGACTAAACTATATGATTGGTATAACAAAATGGTTTTCAATCTTAATTTTAATTTCAGCATTGATTAATTTTGTACAAGAAGGATTTGGCATTGAAATTGTACCGCCTCTTGATGACAATAATCTCATTCAATTTTTTTATGTCAGTCTTGCTCCTTTAATTGAAGAATTAGGGTTTCGCATTCTTTTGATTGGGGTTCCTTTGTTTGCTCTTTACTCTCACAAATCTTCGATGAAATATTTTATCACTTGTTTATGGAATCCAAACTTTTTGCATATTTACAACTCGAAAAAAGCTATATCTTTGATAGTTTTTGTAGGTGTCCTTTTTGGTTTCATGCATGTTGCTTTTGGAGATTCATGGAGTGAAGGTAAATTTGCACAAGCTACTGCAAGTGGAATTATCCTTGGCTGGGTATATCTTAGGTATGGATTCGTCGCATCTCTTTTGATTCATTGGGCTACGAATTATTTTGTATTTTCATATGTAAATTTCATCTCTCAGATAAATATGATTTCCATTAATGATGCTTTTTCTCATTCATTGATGTCTACTCTGGAATTATTGCTCTTGATTTCCGGTGCATTCTCAATATGCATTTTATTTGTAAATAGATTTTACTCTAAAAAAGAACCTGACTTAGAGGTTTAG
- a CDS encoding Sjogren's syndrome/scleroderma autoantigen 1 family protein, with the protein MTEDLTKKAAEMLLKGATLLSEPCPYCKGVRVMKQGQALCISCGRQPEKKEIPKQSQTEETSPSIEKTLEKKMEILTKELENEKDHEKQQNILKTINSLLETMGKLKKKQ; encoded by the coding sequence ATGACAGAAGATCTTACAAAAAAAGCTGCAGAAATGCTACTAAAAGGAGCAACACTACTCAGCGAACCATGTCCATATTGTAAAGGAGTAAGAGTGATGAAACAAGGGCAGGCATTGTGCATTAGTTGTGGTCGTCAACCAGAAAAAAAAGAGATTCCAAAACAAAGTCAAACAGAAGAAACATCACCATCAATAGAAAAAACATTGGAAAAAAAGATGGAGATTCTTACAAAAGAATTAGAAAATGAAAAAGATCATGAAAAACAGCAAAATATTCTCAAAACGATCAATTCCCTATTAGAAACAATGGGAAAATTAAAGAAAAAACAATAA